AGTGTATCTTCGCAAGTCTGTACACCCGCTTCCATACGGATGTTATAACCAATGGAATTAAAGACCCGCTGATTTACATGGACAAGAAAGTCTACTATTTTAGTACCATTTGCAGGTTTGTTTTGCTCAATCCATTCCATCAGCCTCGGGCCGGATTCTCGTGGTTCAAGGTAAGGACCAAGTTCCTTCTTTAAACCTTGTTCATAAGCAAACGGAAAATTCTCGGCATACTCCTCCACAAAGAAATCAAACGGATTAATCACCTGTAATTTGGCAATTACCTCCACTTCAATACTAAGCTCTGTCGCCTTTTCCGGAAACACAACCCTTGCCTGGTAGTTACCGAAAGGATCCTGCTGCCAGTTTATAAAATGATTTTCGGGTGTAACCTTAAATGAATATCCTTCTATGGCCGTACGGGAATGCGGCGCAGGACGTAATCTGAAAATATGCGGTGACAATGCAACACTCCTATCAAACTTGTACTTGGTCTTGTGTGAAATAGCAACTTTTATAGCCATAATTGGAGAATTACAATAAACTATGATAATTTGGCGGCAATGAATCTTACTCGCTCTAAAAAAATGTATAATACGTATTTTTCAAAATATATTTCTACAAGAATTTACTTTAACAGAATATCCTGAGAACATATATTAAAAAAGTATTCACCCTATCAAACTTAACCCGAAGGTAAGAAGATAAACTACGATATCGGCTGTCGGCAATCAGCAGTCGGCCAAAAAGTCGCTTTTCCTTTACTGACAGCTGAAAGCCGACCGCTGAAAGCCATATGATATTCAACTAAAAGTTGCGTAATTCGCCGTGGCTAATGCCCAAACCGGAAATAAATTTTCGGCGTGCATTTTCCAGATTCCCTTTTACCCTGAATTTAATATCAAATACATTTATTTAAAATGAAAATTGCAATCATTGGCTGCGGAAACATGGGACTTGCCTTCGCCCGCGCATTCCTGAAATTTGATCTGGTTAAAAAAGAAGATTTTTTACTGGTTGAAAAAAGTGACGACCGCATGGAAAAGCTCAGCAGCTTCCAGCCAGGCGTAATTACCGGTTCCATCGGGCCGCAGATCGGGACATACGATCTGATCATTTTATCCGTAAAACCACAGGATTTCCCGTCAGTTCAGGAAGCATTACGTACCGTGATCACACCAAAACAGGTTGTACTTTCCATTATGGCCGGTGTAACGATTGCCAATATTCAAACGGTACTGGATCATAAAGCTGTGATCCGTGCGATGCCAAATACGCCTGCTATGCTTGGAATGGGTATCACTGCATATACAGCGTCGCCGGAAGTAGATATTACCCA
The sequence above is drawn from the Dyadobacter subterraneus genome and encodes:
- the proC gene encoding pyrroline-5-carboxylate reductase, encoding MKIAIIGCGNMGLAFARAFLKFDLVKKEDFLLVEKSDDRMEKLSSFQPGVITGSIGPQIGTYDLIILSVKPQDFPSVQEALRTVITPKQVVLSIMAGVTIANIQTVLDHKAVIRAMPNTPAMLGMGITAYTASPEVDITQLRKIENLINATGRSVFLEEEEQLNAVTALSGSGPAYFFYVVKAMIEAGKKMGFEESVAALLVKQTMLGSFHLINTADKSLDELIKAVASKGGTTEAALKQFEAGNLDGALIGGILAAEKRSEELSKG